One genomic region from Peromyscus eremicus chromosome 20, PerEre_H2_v1, whole genome shotgun sequence encodes:
- the LOC131897183 gene encoding cytochrome P450 2D3-like isoform X3, whose product MELLTGYGLASVAIFTVLFILLVDLMHRRQRWTSRYPPGPVPVPVLGNLLQVDFNDMPYSLYKLQQRYGDVFSLQMAWKPMVVINGLKAVREVLVNRGEDTADRPPMPIFQNMGYGHKATGKPLNPSHLLNKAVCNVITSLIYARRFEYGDPQFTKLLKMLDENMGENTGLFPEVLNTFPILLRIPGLANKVFPGQKAFMALVDNLVNEHRRTRDPAQPPRDLTDAFLAEVEKAKGNPESSFNDANLRLVVSDLFGAGMVTTSVTLAWALLLMILHPHVQRRVHQEIDEVIGQGRRPEMADQTSMPYTNAVIHEVQRFADIVPMNLPHMTSRDIEVQGFLIPKGTTLIPNLSSVLKDETVWEKPLQFHPEHFLDAQGRFVKHEAFMPFSAGRRACLGEPLARMELFLFFTCLLQRFSFSVPDGQPRPSDHGVFMFLVSPSPYELCAVSR is encoded by the exons ATGGAGCTGCTGACTGGGTATGGCCTGGCGTCTGTGGCCATATTCACAGTCCTCTTCATATTACTGGTGGATCTGATGCACCGCCGCCAGCGCTGGACTTCTCGATACCCACCAGGCCCTGTGCCCGTGCCTGTGCTGGGCAACCTGCTGCAGGTGGACTTCAATGACATGCCCTACAGCTTGTACAAG CTTCAACAACGCTATGGTGACGTGTTCAGCCTGCAGATGGCCTGGAAGCCAATGGTTGTGATCAATGGACTGAAGGCGGTTCGGGAAGTGCTGGTGAACCGTGGAGAGGACACCGCTGACCGCCCTCCAATGCCCATCTTTCAAAACATGGGCTATGGGCACAAAGCTACAGGCAAA CCCCTCAATCCCAGCCACCTCCTGAACAAAGCTGTGTGCAATGTCATCACGTCCCTCATTTATGCCCGGCGCTTTGAGTATGGAGACCCACAGTTCACCAAGCTGCTAAAAATGTTGGACGAAAACATGGGAGAGAACACTGGCTTGTTTCCTGAG GTTCTGAACACGTTCCCAATTCTCTTGCGCATCCCGGGGCTGGCTAACAAAGTCTTCCCTGGGCAAAAGGCCTTCATGGCTTTGGTGGATAACTTGGTGAATGAGCACAGGAGGACCCGGGACCCTGCCCAGCCACCCCGAGACCTGACTGATGCCTTCCTGGCAGAGGTGGAGAAG GCCAAGGGGAACCCTGAGAGCAGCTTCAATGATGCAAATCTACGTTTGGTTGTCTCTGACCTGTTTGGTGCTGGGATGGTGACCACTTCAGTCACACTGGCCTGGGCCCTGCTGCTCATGATCCTGCACCCGCATGTGCAGC GCCGAGTCCACCAGGAGATCGATGAAGTCATAGGGCAGGGGAGGCGTCCAGAGATGGCAGACCAGACCTCCATGCCCTACACCAATGCTGTCATTCATGAGGTGCAGCGATTTGCAGACATTGTCCCAATGAATTTGCCACACATGACCTCTCGTGACATTGAAGTACAGGGCTTCCTCATCCCCAAG GGAACGACCCTCATCCCCAACCTGTCCTCAGTGCTGAAGGATGAGACTGTCTGGGAGAAGCCCCTCCAGTTCCATCCTGAACACTTCCTGGATGCCCAGGGCCGCTTTGTGAAGCATGAGGCCTTCATGCCATTCTCAGCAG GCCGCAGAGCATGTCTGGGGGAGCCTCTGGCCCGCATGgagctcttcctcttcttcacctGCCTCCTGCAGCGCTTTAGCTTCTCGGTGCCTGATGGACAGCCCCGGCCCAGCGACCACGGGGTCTTTATGTTTCTTGTATCCCCCTCCCCCTATGAGCTCTGTGCAGTCTCTCGCTAG
- the LOC131897183 gene encoding cytochrome P450 2D3-like isoform X2, with product MELLTGYGLASVAIFTVLFILLVDLMHRRQRWTSRYPPGPVPVPVLGNLLQVDFNDMPYSLYKLQQRYGDVFSLQMAWKPMVVINGLKAVREVLVNRGEDTADRPPMPIFQNMGYGHKATGVVFAPYGPEWREQRRFSVSTLRNFGLGKKSLEQWVTEEAGHLCEALAEKAGQPLNPSHLLNKAVCNVITSLIYARRFEYGDPQFTKLLKMLDENMGENTGLFPEVLNTFPILLRIPGLANKVFPGQKAFMALVDNLVNEHRRTRDPAQPPRDLTDAFLAEVEKAKGNPESSFNDANLRLVVSDLFGAGMVTTSVTLAWALLLMILHPHVQRRVHQEIDEVIGQGRRPEMADQTSMPYTNAVIHEVQRFADIVPMNLPHMTSRDIEVQGFLIPKGTTLIPNLSSVLKDETVWEKPLQFHPEHFLDAQGRFVKHEAFMPFSAGRRACLGEPLARMELFLFFTCLLQRFSFSVPDGQPRPSDHGVFMFLVSPSPYELCAVSR from the exons ATGGAGCTGCTGACTGGGTATGGCCTGGCGTCTGTGGCCATATTCACAGTCCTCTTCATATTACTGGTGGATCTGATGCACCGCCGCCAGCGCTGGACTTCTCGATACCCACCAGGCCCTGTGCCCGTGCCTGTGCTGGGCAACCTGCTGCAGGTGGACTTCAATGACATGCCCTACAGCTTGTACAAG CTTCAACAACGCTATGGTGACGTGTTCAGCCTGCAGATGGCCTGGAAGCCAATGGTTGTGATCAATGGACTGAAGGCGGTTCGGGAAGTGCTGGTGAACCGTGGAGAGGACACCGCTGACCGCCCTCCAATGCCCATCTTTCAAAACATGGGCTATGGGCACAAAGCTACAG GTGTGGTCTTTGCACCTTATGGGCCCGAGTGGAGAGAGCAGCGAAGATTCTCTGTGTCCACCCTGCGCAACTTTGGCCTGGGCAAGAAATCCCTGGAGCAGTGGGTGACAGAAGAGGCTGGACACCTCTGTGAAGCCCTCGCCGAAAAGGCTG GACAGCCCCTCAATCCCAGCCACCTCCTGAACAAAGCTGTGTGCAATGTCATCACGTCCCTCATTTATGCCCGGCGCTTTGAGTATGGAGACCCACAGTTCACCAAGCTGCTAAAAATGTTGGACGAAAACATGGGAGAGAACACTGGCTTGTTTCCTGAG GTTCTGAACACGTTCCCAATTCTCTTGCGCATCCCGGGGCTGGCTAACAAAGTCTTCCCTGGGCAAAAGGCCTTCATGGCTTTGGTGGATAACTTGGTGAATGAGCACAGGAGGACCCGGGACCCTGCCCAGCCACCCCGAGACCTGACTGATGCCTTCCTGGCAGAGGTGGAGAAG GCCAAGGGGAACCCTGAGAGCAGCTTCAATGATGCAAATCTACGTTTGGTTGTCTCTGACCTGTTTGGTGCTGGGATGGTGACCACTTCAGTCACACTGGCCTGGGCCCTGCTGCTCATGATCCTGCACCCGCATGTGCAGC GCCGAGTCCACCAGGAGATCGATGAAGTCATAGGGCAGGGGAGGCGTCCAGAGATGGCAGACCAGACCTCCATGCCCTACACCAATGCTGTCATTCATGAGGTGCAGCGATTTGCAGACATTGTCCCAATGAATTTGCCACACATGACCTCTCGTGACATTGAAGTACAGGGCTTCCTCATCCCCAAG GGAACGACCCTCATCCCCAACCTGTCCTCAGTGCTGAAGGATGAGACTGTCTGGGAGAAGCCCCTCCAGTTCCATCCTGAACACTTCCTGGATGCCCAGGGCCGCTTTGTGAAGCATGAGGCCTTCATGCCATTCTCAGCAG GCCGCAGAGCATGTCTGGGGGAGCCTCTGGCCCGCATGgagctcttcctcttcttcacctGCCTCCTGCAGCGCTTTAGCTTCTCGGTGCCTGATGGACAGCCCCGGCCCAGCGACCACGGGGTCTTTATGTTTCTTGTATCCCCCTCCCCCTATGAGCTCTGTGCAGTCTCTCGCTAG
- the LOC131897183 gene encoding cytochrome P450 2D3-like isoform X1: MELLTGYGLASVAIFTVLFILLVDLMHRRQRWTSRYPPGPVPVPVLGNLLQVDFNDMPYSLYKLQQRYGDVFSLQMAWKPMVVINGLKAVREVLVNRGEDTADRPPMPIFQNMGYKHVSTGVVFAPYGPEWREQRRFSVSTLRNFGLGKKSLEQWVTEEAGHLCEALAEKAGQPLNPSHLLNKAVCNVITSLIYARRFEYGDPQFTKLLKMLDENMGENTGLFPEVLNTFPILLRIPGLANKVFPGQKAFMALVDNLVNEHRRTRDPAQPPRDLTDAFLAEVEKAKGNPESSFNDANLRLVVSDLFGAGMVTTSVTLAWALLLMILHPHVQRRVHQEIDEVIGQGRRPEMADQTSMPYTNAVIHEVQRFADIVPMNLPHMTSRDIEVQGFLIPKGTTLIPNLSSVLKDETVWEKPLQFHPEHFLDAQGRFVKHEAFMPFSAGRRACLGEPLARMELFLFFTCLLQRFSFSVPDGQPRPSDHGVFMFLVSPSPYELCAVSR, encoded by the exons ATGGAGCTGCTGACTGGGTATGGCCTGGCGTCTGTGGCCATATTCACAGTCCTCTTCATATTACTGGTGGATCTGATGCACCGCCGCCAGCGCTGGACTTCTCGATACCCACCAGGCCCTGTGCCCGTGCCTGTGCTGGGCAACCTGCTGCAGGTGGACTTCAATGACATGCCCTACAGCTTGTACAAG CTTCAACAACGCTATGGTGACGTGTTCAGCCTGCAGATGGCCTGGAAGCCAATGGTTGTGATCAATGGACTGAAGGCGGTTCGGGAAGTGCTGGTGAACCGTGGAGAGGACACCGCTGACCGCCCTCCAATGCCCATCTTTCAAAACATGGGCT ACAAACATGTGTCTACAGGTGTGGTCTTTGCACCTTATGGGCCCGAGTGGAGAGAGCAGCGAAGATTCTCTGTGTCCACCCTGCGCAACTTTGGCCTGGGCAAGAAATCCCTGGAGCAGTGGGTGACAGAAGAGGCTGGACACCTCTGTGAAGCCCTCGCCGAAAAGGCTG GACAGCCCCTCAATCCCAGCCACCTCCTGAACAAAGCTGTGTGCAATGTCATCACGTCCCTCATTTATGCCCGGCGCTTTGAGTATGGAGACCCACAGTTCACCAAGCTGCTAAAAATGTTGGACGAAAACATGGGAGAGAACACTGGCTTGTTTCCTGAG GTTCTGAACACGTTCCCAATTCTCTTGCGCATCCCGGGGCTGGCTAACAAAGTCTTCCCTGGGCAAAAGGCCTTCATGGCTTTGGTGGATAACTTGGTGAATGAGCACAGGAGGACCCGGGACCCTGCCCAGCCACCCCGAGACCTGACTGATGCCTTCCTGGCAGAGGTGGAGAAG GCCAAGGGGAACCCTGAGAGCAGCTTCAATGATGCAAATCTACGTTTGGTTGTCTCTGACCTGTTTGGTGCTGGGATGGTGACCACTTCAGTCACACTGGCCTGGGCCCTGCTGCTCATGATCCTGCACCCGCATGTGCAGC GCCGAGTCCACCAGGAGATCGATGAAGTCATAGGGCAGGGGAGGCGTCCAGAGATGGCAGACCAGACCTCCATGCCCTACACCAATGCTGTCATTCATGAGGTGCAGCGATTTGCAGACATTGTCCCAATGAATTTGCCACACATGACCTCTCGTGACATTGAAGTACAGGGCTTCCTCATCCCCAAG GGAACGACCCTCATCCCCAACCTGTCCTCAGTGCTGAAGGATGAGACTGTCTGGGAGAAGCCCCTCCAGTTCCATCCTGAACACTTCCTGGATGCCCAGGGCCGCTTTGTGAAGCATGAGGCCTTCATGCCATTCTCAGCAG GCCGCAGAGCATGTCTGGGGGAGCCTCTGGCCCGCATGgagctcttcctcttcttcacctGCCTCCTGCAGCGCTTTAGCTTCTCGGTGCCTGATGGACAGCCCCGGCCCAGCGACCACGGGGTCTTTATGTTTCTTGTATCCCCCTCCCCCTATGAGCTCTGTGCAGTCTCTCGCTAG